A single genomic interval of Pseudorasbora parva isolate DD20220531a chromosome 21, ASM2467924v1, whole genome shotgun sequence harbors:
- the kctd2 gene encoding BTB/POZ domain-containing protein KCTD2, which produces MAELHVESNATGIIEQTEHCEIRGSVNVRLPSPTLVIPPRTGLSSPGVSGSRAVFGFPMKSNPTSPSPESTEKPGSRWVRLNVGGTYFVTTKQTLCRDPKSFLYRLCQEDPDLDSDKDETGAYLIDRDPTYFGPILNYLRHGKLIINKNLAEEGVLEEAEFYNIVSLVRLVKERIRDNENRTSQGPVKHVYRVLQCQEEELTQMVSTMSDGWKFEQLISIGSSYNYGNEDQAEFLCVVSRELNNSTNGIVIEPTEKAKILQERGSRM; this is translated from the exons ATGGCAGAGTTGCACGTTGAATCCAACGCGACTGGAATCATCGAGCAGACCGAACATTGTGAAATCAGAGGCTCAGTGAACGTGAGACTCCCCTCCCCTACTCTGGTGATTCCGCCCCGGACTGGCTTGTCCAGTCCAGGGGTCTCTGGCTCCAGAGCTGTGTTTGGGTTTCCCATGAAGAGCAACCCCACTTCCCCATCACCAGAATCCACAGAGAAGCCAGGATCTCGGTGGGTTCGGCTGAATGTCGGGGGAACCTACTTTGTTACAACGAAACAGACCCTGTGCAGGGATCCTAAATCGTTTTTGTATCGATTATGTCAGGAAGATCCAGATCTGGACTCGGATAAG GATGAGACAGGAGCATATTTGATTGACAGGGATCCCACATATTTTGGACCCATCTTGAACTACTTGAGGCATGGAAAGTTGATCATCAACAAGAACCTCGCTGAGGAGG GTGTTCTAGAGGAAGCCGAGTTTTACAACATTGTGTCACTTGTGAGGCTGGTGAAGGAGAGAATACGAGACAATGAGAACAGAACATCTCAG GGCCCTGTGAAGCATGTGTATCGTGTATTACAATGTCAAGAAGAGGAGCTCACACAAATGGTTTCCACCATGTCAGACGGATGGAAGTTTGAGCAG CTCATAAGCATCGGCTCCTCCTATAACTATGGCAACGAGGACCAGGCCGAATTCCTGTGCGTCGTTTCGCGGGAGCTCAACAACTCTACTAACGGAATTGTTATCGAGCCCACTGAGAAAGCTAAG ATTCTTCAAGAGAGGGGGTCTAGGATGTGA